In the genome of Desulfuromonas sp. DDH964, one region contains:
- the cdaA gene encoding diadenylate cyclase CdaA, which yields MLDQLKNLRWLLDLLDIFLVAFIIYRIILLIKGTRAVQMLLGLAVVLIVYVASQLGGLYTLHWLLDNFLSSIILVIVVIFQNDIRRALIHVGKNPFFADLSFKEEDEVIDELVKAALNMANRKIGALIVIERETGINDFLEIGVEIDAKVSSDLIVSIFLPYSPIHDGALILQQGRLKRAGCFLPLSQNPDISKSLGTRHRAAIGLTELVDAVAIVVSEETGRISIVVGGRITRDLDSTALKRVVKRLLEPRTAPRRKR from the coding sequence ATGCTCGACCAACTTAAAAACCTCCGCTGGCTGCTCGACCTGCTCGATATCTTCCTGGTCGCCTTCATCATTTACCGGATCATCCTGCTCATCAAGGGGACCCGGGCGGTGCAGATGCTCCTCGGCCTGGCGGTGGTGCTGATCGTCTACGTCGCCTCCCAGCTCGGCGGGCTCTATACTCTGCACTGGCTCCTCGACAACTTCCTCTCCTCGATAATCCTCGTCATCGTTGTCATCTTCCAGAACGATATCCGCCGCGCCCTGATCCATGTCGGCAAAAACCCGTTCTTTGCCGATCTCTCCTTCAAGGAGGAGGACGAGGTCATCGACGAGCTGGTCAAGGCTGCGCTCAACATGGCCAACCGGAAAATCGGGGCTCTGATTGTCATCGAGCGGGAGACCGGGATCAATGACTTCCTCGAAATCGGGGTCGAGATCGATGCCAAGGTCTCCAGCGATCTCATCGTTTCGATCTTTCTCCCCTATTCGCCGATTCACGACGGCGCCCTGATCCTGCAGCAGGGACGCCTTAAGCGGGCCGGTTGCTTCCTGCCCCTGTCGCAGAACCCCGATATCAGCAAATCCCTCGGCACCCGTCATCGCGCCGCCATCGGGCTGACCGAACTGGTCGATGCGGTGGCGATCGTCGTCTCCGAGGAGACCGGCCGGATTTCGATTGTGGTTGGTGGTCGGATCACCCGGGACCTCGATTCGACGGCCCTCAAGCGCGTGGTCAAACGCCTCCTCGAGCCGCGAACCGCGCCACGAAGGAAACGGTGA
- the ltrA gene encoding group II intron reverse transcriptase/maturase, whose protein sequence is MTTRAAEVPVEIPGAVPEGSGRKPPEHGSGASNVTATRDPSWTKAERGLMEDVVSRPNMMAALERVEANKGAPGIDEMTTGELRGFLKEKWPTIREELLNGTYRPQPVRKVEIEKPDGGVRTLGIPTVCDRLIQQALHQVLTPLFDPDFSDSSYGYRPGRSAWQAVRAARRHVADGKRWVVDIDLEKFFDRVNHDILMSRVAHKVEDKRVLLLIRRYLQAGVLEGGLVSQRVEGTPQGGPLSPLLSNILLDAFDKELERRGHAFCRYADDCNIYVQTRRSGQRVMASLTRFLEERLALKVNVAKSAVDRPWKRVFLGYSMTFHKKPRLKVAESRVKRFKAGLRKVCRRGRGRSLAQVIKEITPKLRGWASYFRLAEVKGIFEELDKWLRRKLRCILWRQWKRPYTRAKRLMQRGLPEARAWKSATNGRGPWWNSGASHMNEAYPTSFFRYLGLIRLTDQHRRFQSAL, encoded by the coding sequence ATGACGACAAGAGCAGCAGAAGTCCCGGTCGAGATACCGGGAGCCGTCCCGGAGGGCAGCGGCCGGAAGCCGCCAGAGCATGGGAGCGGTGCGTCAAACGTCACGGCAACGAGAGACCCTTCCTGGACGAAAGCGGAACGGGGGCTGATGGAAGACGTCGTCAGCCGCCCGAACATGATGGCGGCCCTTGAACGAGTGGAAGCCAACAAGGGCGCCCCCGGCATCGACGAGATGACGACGGGCGAGCTACGCGGCTTTCTCAAGGAGAAGTGGCCGACCATCAGGGAAGAGTTGCTGAATGGGACGTATCGCCCCCAGCCGGTGCGGAAGGTGGAAATCGAGAAGCCCGACGGGGGCGTGCGCACCCTGGGAATCCCCACGGTGTGCGATCGGCTCATTCAGCAGGCGCTGCATCAGGTGCTGACGCCGCTATTCGATCCGGACTTCTCCGACAGCTCCTACGGGTATCGTCCCGGACGGAGTGCCTGGCAGGCGGTTAGAGCCGCCCGTCGGCATGTGGCCGACGGCAAGCGCTGGGTGGTCGATATCGACCTGGAGAAGTTCTTCGACCGGGTGAACCACGACATCCTCATGTCGCGGGTCGCCCACAAGGTCGAAGACAAGCGGGTATTGCTGCTCATCCGGCGGTACCTGCAAGCCGGAGTGCTCGAAGGCGGGCTTGTGTCGCAGAGGGTGGAAGGGACGCCGCAGGGTGGTCCCCTCTCACCTCTTCTGTCGAACATCCTGCTCGACGCGTTCGACAAGGAACTGGAGAGGCGCGGTCACGCCTTCTGCCGCTACGCCGACGACTGCAACATTTACGTGCAGACCAGGCGCAGCGGCCAAAGGGTCATGGCCAGTCTCACCCGGTTCCTGGAGGAGCGGCTGGCACTCAAGGTCAACGTCGCCAAAAGCGCCGTCGACCGTCCTTGGAAAAGGGTCTTTCTGGGTTACAGCATGACCTTTCACAAGAAACCCCGCCTCAAAGTGGCGGAGTCGAGAGTGAAGCGGTTCAAGGCCGGACTCAGGAAGGTCTGCCGACGGGGCAGGGGACGCAGTCTCGCTCAGGTCATCAAAGAAATCACCCCGAAGCTACGGGGGTGGGCCTCTTACTTCCGCCTGGCGGAGGTCAAAGGCATCTTCGAAGAACTGGACAAATGGCTGCGGCGGAAGCTGCGCTGCATTCTATGGCGACAGTGGAAGCGCCCCTATACCCGGGCCAAGAGGTTGATGCAGCGGGGATTGCCGGAAGCCCGGGCGTGGAAATCGGCCACGAACGGGCGAGGCCCCTGGTGGAACTCAGGGGCCTCGCACATGAATGAAGCGTATCCGACATCCTTCTTTCGCTACTTGGGGTTGATCCGCTTGACCGATCAGCACCGCCGCTTTCAGAGCGCCTTGTGA
- the glmM gene encoding phosphoglucosamine mutase encodes MKKKLFGTDGVRGVANIHPMTTEMAMQLGRAAAYIFKDGQRRHRIVIGKDTRLSGYMIENALAAGICSMGVDVVLVGPLPTPGIAFITASMRADAGVVISASHNAYQDNGIKFFSRDGFKLPDELELKIEDLIFSKKIDSLRPIAAEVGKAFRLDDARGRYIVFLKNSFPRDLDLSGLKIVLDCAHGAAYKVAPAVLGELGAEVVPLGVSPNGTNINAGCGSLHPQVLAAAVREHRAHLGIALDGDADRVIFVDEFGNEVDGDHIMAICACDLLQRGQLAKKTLVATVMSNMGLDIALREAGGKVVKTAVGDRYVVEEMLRGGYNLGGEQSGHMIFLDHNTTGDGMISALQVLAIIQRSGRSLAELARVMVSLPQVLVNVRVAERRELTEVPQVQQAITAAEQTLGESGRVLIRYSGTEPLLRIMLEGQDKLQITELAHEIAAAIEKHLGGSKEEK; translated from the coding sequence ATGAAAAAGAAGCTTTTTGGTACCGACGGCGTTCGCGGCGTGGCCAATATCCACCCGATGACCACCGAGATGGCGATGCAGCTCGGCCGTGCCGCCGCCTATATCTTCAAAGATGGCCAGCGCCGGCACCGCATCGTGATCGGCAAGGACACCCGCCTTTCCGGCTACATGATCGAGAATGCCCTCGCGGCCGGGATCTGCTCGATGGGGGTCGATGTCGTCCTGGTCGGGCCGCTGCCGACCCCGGGCATCGCTTTCATCACCGCTTCGATGCGCGCCGACGCCGGGGTGGTGATCAGTGCCTCCCACAACGCCTACCAGGACAACGGCATCAAGTTCTTCTCCCGGGACGGCTTCAAGCTTCCCGACGAGCTGGAGCTGAAGATCGAGGATCTGATCTTCAGCAAGAAGATCGATTCGCTGCGGCCGATTGCCGCCGAGGTCGGCAAGGCCTTCCGCCTCGATGATGCGCGCGGCCGCTACATCGTCTTTTTGAAGAATTCCTTCCCCCGCGACCTCGACCTCTCCGGGCTGAAGATCGTCCTCGACTGCGCCCACGGTGCCGCCTACAAGGTCGCCCCGGCCGTTCTCGGGGAACTCGGCGCCGAGGTCGTGCCCCTCGGCGTCTCCCCCAACGGCACCAATATCAATGCCGGCTGCGGATCGCTGCACCCCCAGGTGTTGGCGGCCGCGGTGCGGGAGCATCGGGCCCATCTCGGCATTGCCCTCGATGGCGACGCCGACCGGGTGATCTTTGTCGACGAGTTCGGCAACGAGGTCGACGGCGATCACATCATGGCGATCTGTGCCTGTGACCTGCTGCAGCGGGGCCAGCTGGCGAAAAAGACCCTGGTGGCGACGGTGATGAGCAATATGGGGCTCGACATCGCCCTGCGCGAGGCGGGCGGCAAGGTGGTGAAGACCGCTGTCGGTGACCGCTACGTCGTCGAGGAGATGTTGCGCGGTGGTTACAACCTCGGTGGCGAGCAGTCGGGGCACATGATCTTCCTCGATCACAACACCACCGGCGACGGCATGATCAGCGCCCTGCAGGTGCTGGCCATCATTCAGCGCAGCGGCCGCAGCCTCGCCGAACTCGCCCGGGTGATGGTCTCGCTCCCCCAGGTGCTGGTCAACGTGCGGGTCGCCGAGCGGCGTGAGCTGACCGAAGTCCCGCAGGTACAGCAGGCGATCACCGCTGCCGAGCAGACCCTGGGCGAAAGTGGCCGGGTATTGATCCGCTATTCGGGGACCGAGCCGTTGCTGCGAATCATGCTGGAGGGGCAGGACAAGCTGCAGATCACCGAACTCGCCCATGAGATCGCCGCTGCCATCGAGAAGCACCTCGGCGGCAGCAAAGAGGAGAAGTGA
- the tilS gene encoding tRNA lysidine(34) synthetase TilS, protein MVFPAFFIGAAMLAKVSRYIRRHALVTPGDRVLVAVSGGSDSLALLDLLHQLATQWSLELVVAHLDHGMRAGSAEDAEFVADFTRRLGLPLVTARVDVPALAQKERGGLEAAARSARRRFLREVAAERGCRVIALGQQRDDQAETVLERLMRGSTATGLAAMRPRSGPFIRPLLECSRQQLQDYLRARGSSWAEDPSNLDPAFTRNRIRHQLLPHLAGFNPRITERLAAFADRCGIEEDYWEGLLADQEARLATSLDGTGLQVSIAQLAALHPALRDRLLHRLLGRVRGGRTGLLAVHIAAVAGLLEDGLPQRQVHLPGVVVLRRYDRLQLRCQPPAAAGDLQLQISAAGEYLLPGGMTLGVELRPAPLGGGPWAVEFAAAATPWPLTVRHFQPGDRIRLAGGGHHRVKELLRAARLPGEVRAMLPLVAADELLWVPGLRRCPGRVPEHGEKVLRLTLFGATWATNNL, encoded by the coding sequence TTGGTTTTTCCGGCCTTTTTCATCGGTGCTGCCATGCTCGCCAAGGTCTCCCGCTATATCCGTCGCCATGCCCTGGTCACTCCGGGCGACCGCGTCCTGGTGGCCGTATCGGGCGGTAGCGATTCTCTCGCCCTGCTCGACCTGTTGCACCAGCTGGCCACACAATGGTCTCTGGAGCTGGTGGTGGCCCACCTTGACCATGGCATGCGCGCCGGCAGCGCCGAAGATGCCGAATTTGTCGCTGATTTTACCAGGCGCCTGGGCCTTCCGCTGGTAACGGCCCGCGTCGATGTGCCGGCCCTTGCTCAAAAGGAGCGGGGCGGGCTTGAAGCAGCGGCCCGTTCGGCCCGGCGCCGCTTTCTTCGGGAGGTTGCTGCGGAGCGGGGTTGCCGGGTCATTGCTCTCGGTCAGCAGCGGGATGATCAAGCAGAGACCGTTCTCGAGCGCCTGATGCGCGGCAGTACGGCGACCGGACTGGCCGCCATGCGCCCCCGCAGCGGGCCCTTTATCCGCCCCTTGCTCGAATGCTCCCGGCAGCAACTGCAGGACTACCTGCGGGCCCGCGGCAGCTCCTGGGCCGAGGACCCGAGCAATCTCGATCCCGCCTTTACCCGCAACCGGATTCGCCACCAACTCCTGCCCCACCTGGCCGGTTTCAATCCGCGGATCACTGAGCGCCTTGCCGCCTTCGCCGACCGTTGCGGCATCGAGGAGGATTACTGGGAGGGATTGCTTGCCGACCAGGAAGCCCGCCTGGCGACAAGCCTTGACGGTACGGGGCTGCAAGTCTCGATCGCCCAATTGGCTGCGCTCCATCCTGCCCTGCGCGATCGTTTGCTGCACCGGCTGCTGGGTCGGGTTCGCGGCGGGCGAACGGGATTACTCGCAGTCCACATTGCCGCGGTTGCCGGCCTGCTTGAAGACGGGCTGCCGCAGCGGCAGGTCCACCTGCCGGGGGTCGTGGTGTTGCGGCGCTACGATCGGCTCCAACTGCGCTGCCAGCCGCCGGCAGCGGCTGGAGACCTCCAATTGCAGATCTCTGCTGCCGGGGAATATCTTCTGCCCGGGGGAATGACCCTCGGCGTCGAGTTGCGGCCCGCGCCGCTCGGGGGCGGTCCCTGGGCGGTGGAGTTCGCCGCTGCGGCGACCCCCTGGCCCCTGACGGTGCGGCATTTCCAGCCCGGGGACCGTATCCGCCTTGCCGGCGGCGGGCATCACCGGGTCAAGGAGCTGTTGCGAGCTGCCCGCCTCCCCGGGGAGGTGCGGGCCATGCTGCCACTGGTGGCGGCCGACGAACTGCTCTGGGTTCCCGGCCTGCGGCGCTGTCCGGGGCGGGTTCCGGAGCACGGGGAGAAAGTCCTGCGCCTCACCCTTTTCGGCGCCACCTGGGCGACTAATAACTTGTGA
- the folP gene encoding dihydropteroate synthase has protein sequence MAPRLLTVSDESGARRELELIGCDPGGIERMAPKMLGRLVKITAVPCRAANVIKQEMLALGGDAAVARGTVACAHPATDLILIGTQRQLLKLSRKLATQPFGLAEISHQLRGLLTALNAPANTLCGRSCHLDCTRPLIMGILNLTPDSFSDGGRYLGREAALQQARQMVAEGADLIDIGGESTRPGAPAVTAEEEIERVLPVLEALARDCPLPLSVDTSKSQVARAALAAGAEFINDISGFNFDPEMAATVAAAGAGAFLMHTRGRPQTMQQDTVYGDLAGEVLAGLAASLQQARAAGIDEERLAVDPGIGFAKDVAGNLEVLRRLPEFLSLGRPLLLGTSRKAFIGRILDQPDPGRRLYGTLATVALGVAGGARIFRVHDVGPAREAALTAWAVVAGAVA, from the coding sequence ATGGCGCCGCGGCTGCTGACCGTCAGCGATGAGTCCGGCGCCCGCCGTGAACTGGAGTTGATCGGGTGCGACCCGGGCGGTATCGAGCGGATGGCTCCGAAGATGCTGGGGCGGCTGGTCAAGATCACCGCCGTCCCCTGCCGGGCCGCCAATGTCATCAAGCAGGAGATGCTGGCCCTGGGGGGGGACGCGGCCGTTGCCCGCGGCACGGTGGCCTGTGCTCATCCCGCCACCGATCTCATCCTGATTGGTACCCAGCGGCAACTGCTCAAGCTCAGCCGGAAACTCGCAACCCAGCCTTTCGGTCTTGCCGAAATCAGCCACCAGCTGCGTGGGTTATTGACAGCCCTGAACGCCCCGGCCAACACCCTGTGCGGCCGCAGCTGTCACCTCGACTGCACCCGGCCGCTGATCATGGGGATTCTCAACCTTACCCCCGACTCCTTTTCCGATGGCGGGCGATACCTCGGTCGCGAAGCCGCCTTGCAGCAGGCCCGACAGATGGTGGCGGAAGGGGCCGACCTGATCGATATCGGTGGTGAAAGTACCCGTCCGGGAGCACCGGCAGTAACTGCCGAGGAGGAAATCGAGCGGGTTCTGCCGGTCTTGGAAGCGCTGGCGCGGGACTGCCCGCTCCCTCTCTCGGTCGATACCAGCAAGAGCCAGGTCGCACGGGCCGCCCTCGCTGCCGGGGCCGAGTTTATTAACGATATCAGCGGGTTTAACTTTGACCCGGAGATGGCGGCAACCGTCGCTGCCGCCGGGGCCGGTGCTTTTTTGATGCACACCCGCGGGCGACCGCAGACGATGCAGCAGGATACCGTCTATGGCGATCTCGCCGGAGAGGTGCTGGCGGGGTTGGCCGCTTCCCTGCAGCAGGCCCGGGCTGCCGGCATCGACGAAGAGCGGCTGGCGGTCGATCCGGGGATCGGCTTTGCCAAGGATGTCGCCGGCAATCTCGAGGTACTGCGCCGGTTGCCGGAGTTTCTCTCCCTCGGCCGGCCGCTGCTGCTCGGTACCTCGCGCAAGGCGTTTATCGGGCGCATTCTCGACCAGCCCGACCCCGGTCGCCGGCTCTACGGCACCCTGGCCACGGTGGCCCTCGGTGTTGCCGGCGGCGCGCGGATTTTTCGGGTCCACGACGTCGGCCCGGCCCGGGAGGCCGCCCTAACTGCCTGGGCCGTGGTGGCCGGAGCGGTTGCATGA
- a CDS encoding SPOR domain-containing protein — MNRQVHSRSERRMERKQVLVLLLLVIGVGLGCFALGVMVGRSAAPAAPALEAVATPPARIPVAVAPPAADSQGKDAPPAEGTTAPASLTFYDNLPRGDQPPLGSGINLPPAAAEPPPAPAATVAAPPRTAPAPPAPVSRPAAKEESYLVQVASFARPDDAGVLQARLAKKGFEAFVQQADLGSKGVWYRVFVGPLAGADAAEGVAARLKAEEKLSPLVRKR; from the coding sequence GTGAACCGCCAGGTCCATTCTCGCAGTGAACGCCGCATGGAACGCAAACAGGTCCTCGTCCTGCTCCTGCTGGTCATCGGGGTCGGTCTTGGCTGCTTCGCCCTTGGAGTGATGGTCGGGCGCAGCGCAGCGCCAGCGGCACCGGCGCTGGAGGCGGTGGCAACACCACCGGCCCGGATTCCGGTTGCGGTGGCGCCCCCTGCCGCCGACTCCCAGGGAAAGGATGCACCCCCCGCGGAGGGGACGACCGCGCCGGCCAGCCTGACCTTCTACGACAACCTGCCGCGCGGCGACCAGCCTCCCCTGGGGAGCGGCATCAACCTGCCGCCGGCCGCGGCTGAGCCTCCGCCCGCCCCGGCGGCGACCGTGGCTGCGCCCCCTCGCACCGCCCCTGCTCCCCCGGCGCCGGTCTCCCGCCCGGCGGCAAAAGAGGAGAGCTATCTGGTGCAGGTTGCTTCCTTCGCCCGTCCTGACGATGCCGGCGTCCTGCAGGCGCGGCTGGCAAAAAAGGGATTCGAGGCCTTCGTACAGCAGGCCGATCTCGGCAGCAAGGGGGTCTGGTACCGGGTTTTTGTCGGGCCACTCGCAGGTGCGGACGCCGCCGAAGGGGTCGCTGCCAGGCTCAAGGCCGAAGAGAAGCTCTCCCCCCTGGTTCGCAAACGCTGA
- a CDS encoding CdaR family protein, with translation MVDGLTQNWVLKLLSLVFALILWFFVMGEQKLEVGYAVPLELKNVPAGMMVANDVPSLVDLRISGPRTILMNVKPSDLSLAIDLRDLQPGVTSFKRLEERLNLPSAIKVTRLSPAVVDVRLERRKEKAVPVRVVFSGALAEGYKVTSLKTDPERIMVEGAESELKDVNEVTTEPIDVSEVRENFTLMAPLDYRGKFTALKSDRAVEVEVQVAPLVPSKPASNKDKTGK, from the coding sequence ATGGTTGACGGATTGACCCAGAACTGGGTTCTCAAGCTCCTCTCCCTGGTCTTTGCGCTGATCCTCTGGTTCTTCGTCATGGGTGAACAGAAGCTGGAGGTCGGCTATGCCGTCCCCCTCGAACTGAAAAACGTGCCGGCCGGGATGATGGTCGCCAATGACGTGCCGAGCCTGGTCGACCTCCGCATCAGCGGACCGCGAACGATCCTGATGAACGTCAAGCCGAGCGATCTCAGTCTGGCCATCGACCTGCGCGACCTCCAGCCCGGGGTGACCTCTTTCAAACGCCTCGAGGAACGGCTCAACCTTCCCAGCGCCATCAAGGTGACCCGTCTTTCGCCGGCGGTGGTCGATGTTCGCCTCGAACGCCGCAAGGAGAAGGCGGTGCCGGTGCGGGTGGTCTTCTCCGGAGCGCTGGCAGAAGGGTACAAGGTTACCTCCCTGAAGACCGACCCGGAGAGGATCATGGTCGAAGGGGCCGAAAGTGAACTTAAGGATGTCAACGAGGTGACAACCGAACCAATCGATGTCAGCGAAGTGCGGGAGAATTTTACCCTGATGGCTCCCCTCGATTACCGGGGGAAATTCACCGCCCTGAAAAGTGACCGCGCGGTGGAGGTTGAAGTCCAGGTCGCCCCGCTGGTTCCCTCCAAGCCTGCCTCCAATAAGGACAAGACCGGAAAATGA
- the ftsH gene encoding ATP-dependent zinc metalloprotease FtsH, translating to MNQFYKNLALWLVISLVMILLFNMMTQKEREQKPISYTNFMTSVDDGKVAEVTVQGSNIEGKYKDDSLFKTYAPNDPDLIKTLREKGVVIQVRPDEDRSFWFTLLVSWGPILLLIAVWIFFMRQMQSGGGKAMSFGKSKAKLLNESSQRVTFNDVAGIDEAKDELEEIVAFLKDPKKFSRLGGRIPKGVLLVGSPGTGKTLLARAIAGEAGVPFFSISGSDFVEMFVGVGASRVRDLFVQGKKNAPCIIFIDEIDAVGRHRGAGLGGGHDEREQTLNQLLVEMDGFESNEGVILIAATNRPDVLDPALLRPGRFDRQVVVPRPDVKGRLKILSVHARKIPQGKDVDMEVLAKGTPGFSGADLANLINEAALLAARANKDEVNMEDLEAAKDKVMMGAERRSMVITEEEKKVTAYHEAGHALVAMFIPGADPVHKVSIIPRGRAMGVTMYLPTEDKYNETREGLHIRICTLLGGRVAEELTFASITTGASNDLERATAIARKMVCEWGMSDKLGPLAYGEKEGEIFLGRDMGHMKNYSENTAQQIDEEIRSIVQTNYTRTREILQGQQEALVKVAEALLERENLDGKEIREMVFGPDAEPPATEGGTVAPTDGPCLEDGPTAGA from the coding sequence GTGAACCAGTTCTATAAAAATCTCGCTCTGTGGCTCGTAATTTCCCTGGTCATGATTCTCCTCTTCAACATGATGACCCAGAAGGAGCGCGAGCAGAAGCCGATCAGTTATACCAACTTCATGACCTCCGTCGACGACGGCAAGGTCGCCGAAGTGACGGTCCAGGGATCCAATATCGAAGGGAAATACAAGGACGATTCCCTCTTCAAGACCTATGCGCCCAATGACCCTGACCTGATCAAGACCCTACGCGAAAAGGGGGTCGTCATCCAGGTTCGGCCCGACGAGGACCGCTCATTCTGGTTCACTCTGCTCGTCTCCTGGGGGCCGATCCTCTTGCTGATCGCGGTCTGGATCTTCTTTATGCGGCAGATGCAATCGGGGGGCGGCAAAGCGATGAGCTTCGGCAAGAGCAAGGCCAAGCTCCTCAATGAATCGTCGCAGCGGGTCACCTTCAACGACGTCGCCGGCATCGACGAGGCCAAAGACGAACTCGAAGAAATTGTCGCCTTTCTCAAGGACCCGAAGAAGTTCTCCCGCCTTGGTGGCCGCATTCCCAAGGGGGTGCTACTGGTCGGTTCGCCGGGTACCGGCAAGACGCTCCTCGCCCGAGCCATCGCCGGGGAAGCGGGGGTCCCTTTCTTCTCGATCTCCGGCTCCGACTTCGTTGAGATGTTCGTTGGCGTCGGTGCCAGCCGCGTACGCGACCTCTTCGTCCAGGGGAAGAAGAACGCCCCCTGTATCATCTTCATCGACGAGATCGATGCGGTCGGCCGTCATCGCGGGGCCGGTCTCGGCGGTGGTCACGACGAGCGGGAGCAGACCCTCAACCAGCTGCTGGTGGAGATGGACGGTTTCGAGTCGAATGAGGGGGTCATCCTGATTGCCGCGACCAACCGTCCCGATGTCCTTGACCCGGCGCTGCTGCGCCCGGGCCGCTTCGACCGCCAGGTGGTGGTCCCGCGCCCCGATGTCAAAGGGCGGCTGAAGATTCTCAGTGTCCATGCCCGCAAGATCCCCCAGGGCAAGGATGTTGACATGGAAGTGCTGGCCAAGGGAACCCCCGGTTTCTCCGGCGCCGATCTCGCCAACCTGATCAACGAGGCCGCGCTTCTCGCTGCCCGGGCCAACAAGGACGAGGTCAACATGGAGGACCTCGAGGCCGCCAAGGACAAGGTGATGATGGGCGCCGAGCGGCGTTCGATGGTCATCACCGAGGAGGAGAAGAAGGTCACGGCCTACCATGAAGCCGGGCACGCCCTGGTGGCGATGTTCATCCCCGGCGCCGATCCGGTGCACAAGGTTTCGATCATCCCCCGTGGCCGCGCCATGGGTGTGACGATGTACCTGCCGACCGAGGATAAATACAACGAAACCCGCGAGGGGCTGCATATCCGCATCTGTACCCTGCTGGGGGGGCGGGTGGCCGAAGAGCTCACCTTTGCAAGCATTACCACCGGGGCCTCCAACGACCTGGAGCGGGCCACGGCCATCGCCCGCAAGATGGTCTGCGAATGGGGGATGAGCGACAAGCTCGGACCGCTCGCCTATGGCGAGAAGGAAGGGGAGATTTTCCTCGGTCGCGACATGGGCCACATGAAGAACTACAGTGAGAACACAGCCCAGCAGATCGATGAAGAGATCCGCAGTATCGTGCAGACCAATTACACCCGCACCCGGGAGATTCTCCAGGGGCAGCAGGAGGCGTTGGTGAAGGTGGCGGAGGCCCTGCTGGAGCGGGAAAACCTCGACGGTAAAGAGATCCGCGAAATGGTCTTCGGTCCCGACGCGGAGCCACCGGCGACCGAGGGCGGCACCGTCGCTCCGACGGACGGTCCCTGCCTTGAGGACGGTCCGACTGCCGGAGCCTGA
- a CDS encoding GDP-mannose 4,6-dehydratase: MSRAETVLVTGGAGFIGSHLVEALLEQGRQVVVFDNFNSFYDPALKGANVAALRQTARRTKSHLRVMKGDLRSPADVGRAVARLGTGVEAAVVHLAAMAGVRPSIEEPRLYQAVNIDGTLNLLEACRRAGIHRLLFASSSSVYGNNAKVPFAECDPVDAPISPYAMTKKAGELLCHNYHHLYGMSIACLRFFTVYGPRQRPDLAIHKFARLLAAGRPIPFFGDGSTRRDYTYVTDTLQGILGALDWVEAAAEPRYDIFNLGESQTVTLTRLVELLGASMGLTPQLDRQPLQPGDVLCTFAEIERARRILGYQPQVGIEEGIRRFVAWFRESN; encoded by the coding sequence ATGTCCCGTGCCGAAACCGTTCTGGTCACCGGCGGCGCTGGGTTTATCGGTTCTCACCTGGTCGAGGCGCTGCTGGAGCAGGGACGCCAGGTGGTGGTCTTCGACAACTTCAACAGCTTTTACGACCCGGCGCTGAAGGGCGCCAACGTCGCCGCCCTGCGCCAGACTGCCCGCCGCACCAAAAGCCATTTGCGGGTCATGAAGGGGGACCTGCGCAGCCCGGCCGATGTCGGGCGGGCCGTCGCCCGGCTCGGAACCGGTGTCGAGGCCGCCGTCGTCCACCTTGCCGCGATGGCGGGAGTCCGCCCCTCCATCGAAGAGCCCCGCCTTTACCAGGCGGTCAACATCGACGGCACCCTCAACCTGCTCGAGGCCTGCCGCCGGGCCGGCATCCACCGGCTCCTCTTCGCCTCGTCCTCTTCGGTTTACGGCAACAACGCCAAGGTCCCCTTCGCCGAGTGCGACCCCGTCGATGCTCCGATCTCCCCCTACGCCATGACCAAGAAGGCGGGGGAGCTCCTCTGCCACAACTATCATCACCTTTACGGGATGTCGATCGCCTGCCTGCGCTTCTTCACCGTTTACGGACCGCGCCAGCGACCCGACCTCGCGATTCACAAGTTTGCCCGGCTCCTCGCCGCGGGCCGGCCGATCCCCTTTTTTGGCGACGGCTCCACCCGCCGCGACTACACCTACGTCACCGATACCCTGCAGGGGATTCTCGGCGCCCTCGACTGGGTCGAGGCGGCGGCGGAGCCCCGTTACGATATTTTCAACCTCGGTGAATCGCAGACCGTCACCCTGACCCGCCTGGTCGAACTCCTCGGCGCGAGCATGGGACTGACCCCGCAACTCGACCGGCAACCGTTGCAACCCGGTGATGTGCTTTGCACCTTTGCCGAGATCGAGCGGGCGCGGCGGATCCTTGGTTATCAGCCACAGGTCGGGATCGAAGAGGGGATCCGCCGCTTTGTCGCCTGGTTCCGGGAGAGCAATTAA